In the Chitinophagaceae bacterium genome, one interval contains:
- a CDS encoding glycosyltransferase family 1 protein: MKIAFDAKRLYHNNTGLGHYSRTLVSSLAEYFPKNEYILCTPKMSTKYSIHHPSIQNMTPHHGAEKLFPSLWRIKWVSDMLEKQKTDIFHGLSNEIPFGIETKMKTVVTIHDLIFERFPQYFNPIDVLIYRKKFKYACKNAHSIIAVSQQTKADIQNIYGIHPNKIHTCYQSCNPLFEKEVDTTTKEYIKKKYSLPDRFFLYVGSITERKNLLLLCQALKIREDVNQIPLVVIGNGTSYKEKVKQFLKKNNMEQRVIFLSEDPIMSRYSGLLDSSDFPAIYQQALCMIYPSFFEGFGIPLLEAMWSKIPIICSNTSSLPEVVGDASLFINPLEKEDLADALLRITKEKSLREQCIQKGILYAQKFSRLECAKSVHKIYEYLHQNT, from the coding sequence ATGAAAATAGCATTTGATGCGAAAAGATTATACCACAATAATACAGGTCTGGGACATTACAGCCGAACTCTCGTTTCCTCATTAGCAGAATATTTTCCTAAAAACGAATATATACTATGCACCCCCAAGATGAGTACAAAATATAGTATACATCATCCCTCTATCCAAAATATGACTCCGCATCATGGAGCGGAAAAATTATTTCCTTCCCTTTGGAGAATAAAATGGGTCAGTGATATGTTGGAAAAACAAAAAACAGATATATTTCACGGACTGAGCAATGAAATTCCCTTTGGTATAGAAACAAAAATGAAAACAGTGGTAACCATTCATGACCTCATTTTTGAACGATTTCCCCAGTATTTTAATCCCATAGACGTTCTTATATACAGAAAAAAATTTAAATATGCATGCAAGAATGCTCATAGCATCATCGCTGTGAGCCAACAGACCAAAGCAGACATACAAAACATATACGGTATACATCCCAATAAAATACATACATGCTATCAAAGTTGTAATCCTCTTTTTGAAAAAGAAGTAGACACTACTACAAAAGAATACATAAAAAAAAAATACTCTTTACCCGATAGATTTTTTCTCTATGTGGGTTCTATTACAGAGAGAAAAAATTTACTGCTTCTCTGTCAGGCATTAAAAATAAGAGAAGATGTAAACCAGATTCCCTTAGTAGTGATAGGAAATGGAACATCTTATAAAGAAAAAGTGAAGCAATTCCTCAAAAAAAATAATATGGAACAAAGAGTTATCTTTCTCTCTGAAGATCCTATCATGAGTAGATACTCAGGATTATTAGATTCTTCGGACTTCCCTGCTATCTACCAACAAGCACTCTGTATGATATACCCTTCTTTTTTTGAAGGATTTGGGATACCTCTCCTAGAAGCAATGTGGAGTAAGATTCCTATTATTTGCAGTAATACTTCCTCTCTTCCCGAAGTGGTCGGTGATGCTTCTCTCTTTATTAACCCCCTTGAAAAAGAAGACCTTGCAGATGCTCTTTTAAGAATAACAAAAGAGAAATCCCTCAGAGAACAGTGCATACAAAAGGGGATACTCTACGCTCAAAAATTCTCTCGATTAGAATGCGCAAAATCTGTTCATAAAATATACGAATATCTCCATCAAAACACATAA
- a CDS encoding tetratricopeptide repeat protein, producing MKTNKIIVILCLIQIYVSFSCFAQTPVSEKNTNRSIETGKALYHTKNYSAAYLIFENVLQQYLPPSERAVMEYYYASTSLKLFHSDGEKKSILFIETNTENPLAQKLTLDLAHKYYQDQDYSNACKYYQLVNKNLLSPEAAELYSFQYAYSLFYQKEFEKALSLFLLLTTEESEFKIPSLYYSGYIVYHQNKYEQSLSYLQQIDTCEGYKRIVPEMISGILYVQKKYNSCIEYATPFVYEKKESKNPHEISLIVAHAYFDTKDYQNALKYYERYMKKLDKKPTASLLYRISLSYYYTENYEQAVENFKYVALETDTLAQLSSYYLGELYYKNNNKPFSISAFEKASSYPYNKEIQELAHLKLIQNYIEIGEYTTAIDRLLFFQKSFPASSHLEEINHLLPEVYILVNDYNKAISYFESVSLKTDRIKKAYQKTSFLKGIEEYNNENVENAIQHFKNSLQYPLDSLLVFDSYFWIGESYSVLLDYPLAEQYYRNASTHIQKKTRFLYHFYYGIGYALYNQKKYSEALSFFLSYKNNSQNENTSEVTTRIADCYYTMKEYEKASAFYEKAKKENAKEIDYILFQQGILFVLLDKKEEAEQMLKKLIQEMPESNYVDDASFEIAQMQFESGKYPIAQKLFTDFIDTYSQSSFIPYALIKRATCFSNNLEYEKAGEDYKTILTKYPNHLLSQSALLGLQKIYQTLNKNEELDKAIAIYKTNNATNSTIESVEFERAKNAYFQEKYTDAASLFSIFATTYSNSKYLPEAAYYRAESYFRLHDFENAFKIYTEIETSPNPLFLNRCIPRIAEIELYKKNYLSALIYFKKLISIAQNKKEKFIAREGIMRTYFMLAEYDSTLLYAGAILGDDKITINAHNQAVLYRGKVFFETKNYPAATDEFINLLNEAKDIYAAEAQYYIALIFFHQKKYKSSLDILFDFKKNFSYYEYWLGKSFLLMADNYIEMQELFQAKATLQSIIKKSPLEEIKKQAMDKMILIERKETDTILQKDTVNTHIK from the coding sequence ATGAAAACAAACAAAATTATAGTTATTCTTTGCTTAATACAGATATATGTATCCTTTTCTTGCTTTGCCCAAACCCCTGTATCAGAAAAAAACACAAATAGATCCATAGAAACAGGAAAAGCACTTTACCATACTAAAAACTATTCCGCAGCATATCTCATTTTTGAAAACGTTCTGCAACAATACCTTCCCCCATCAGAAAGAGCAGTAATGGAATACTATTATGCTTCTACTTCTTTGAAACTGTTCCATTCGGATGGAGAAAAAAAAAGTATTCTTTTTATAGAAACCAATACAGAAAATCCCCTTGCTCAAAAACTTACTTTAGATCTGGCACACAAATATTACCAAGATCAAGATTATTCCAATGCATGTAAATATTACCAATTAGTAAATAAAAACCTTTTATCCCCAGAGGCAGCAGAATTATACTCGTTTCAATACGCATATTCTCTCTTTTATCAAAAAGAATTTGAAAAAGCACTTTCCCTGTTTCTTTTGCTTACAACGGAAGAAAGCGAATTCAAAATACCCTCCCTCTATTACAGCGGCTACATTGTGTATCACCAAAATAAATACGAGCAATCTCTATCCTATTTGCAACAAATAGATACTTGCGAAGGATATAAAAGAATCGTTCCCGAAATGATATCGGGCATTCTCTATGTTCAAAAAAAGTACAACTCTTGCATAGAATACGCTACCCCATTTGTGTACGAAAAAAAAGAATCTAAAAATCCCCACGAAATATCTCTCATCGTTGCCCATGCGTATTTTGACACCAAAGATTATCAAAACGCTCTCAAGTATTACGAGAGATACATGAAAAAATTAGACAAAAAACCAACAGCATCTCTCTTATATAGAATTTCGCTTTCCTACTATTACACAGAAAACTATGAGCAGGCAGTCGAAAATTTTAAATACGTAGCATTAGAAACAGACACATTAGCCCAACTCAGCTCTTATTATTTAGGAGAACTCTATTATAAAAATAATAACAAACCATTTAGTATCAGTGCTTTTGAAAAAGCATCTTCTTATCCATACAATAAAGAAATTCAAGAATTAGCCCATCTGAAACTCATTCAAAACTACATAGAAATAGGGGAATACACAACCGCTATAGATAGATTATTATTTTTTCAAAAGTCATTCCCTGCCTCCTCTCATTTAGAAGAAATAAACCATCTCCTACCCGAAGTATACATCCTCGTAAATGATTATAATAAAGCAATTTCCTATTTTGAATCTGTGTCATTGAAAACCGATAGGATTAAAAAAGCATATCAAAAAACTTCTTTTTTGAAAGGAATAGAAGAATATAATAATGAAAACGTAGAAAATGCTATCCAACACTTCAAAAACTCACTCCAATACCCTCTAGATTCTCTCTTGGTATTTGATTCTTACTTTTGGATAGGAGAATCATACAGTGTGCTTTTAGATTATCCTCTGGCAGAACAATACTACCGCAATGCTTCTACTCATATCCAAAAAAAAACTCGTTTTTTGTATCATTTTTATTACGGAATCGGTTATGCTCTTTACAACCAAAAAAAATACAGCGAAGCCCTCTCTTTTTTTCTCTCATATAAAAATAATTCTCAAAATGAAAATACCTCCGAAGTTACTACTCGCATAGCAGACTGCTATTATACAATGAAAGAGTATGAAAAAGCATCTGCATTCTATGAAAAAGCAAAAAAAGAAAATGCCAAAGAAATAGATTATATTCTTTTTCAACAAGGGATTTTATTCGTTTTATTAGACAAAAAAGAAGAAGCAGAACAAATGCTCAAAAAACTTATACAAGAAATGCCTGAATCAAATTATGTAGACGACGCATCCTTTGAAATAGCACAAATGCAATTTGAGTCGGGCAAGTATCCCATTGCTCAAAAACTCTTTACCGATTTTATTGATACATACTCCCAAAGCTCTTTTATTCCTTATGCTCTCATAAAAAGAGCCACCTGTTTTTCTAATAATTTAGAATACGAAAAAGCGGGAGAAGATTATAAAACAATTCTTACCAAATATCCCAACCACCTACTCTCTCAAAGTGCATTATTGGGTTTACAAAAAATATACCAAACTCTCAATAAAAATGAAGAATTAGACAAAGCCATAGCCATATATAAAACAAATAATGCTACTAATAGCACCATAGAAAGTGTGGAGTTTGAAAGAGCAAAAAATGCCTATTTCCAAGAAAAATATACTGACGCAGCTTCTCTTTTTTCTATATTCGCTACTACCTATTCCAATAGCAAATATCTACCCGAAGCCGCTTATTACAGAGCAGAAAGTTATTTTCGACTACACGACTTTGAAAATGCTTTTAAAATATATACAGAAATAGAGACTTCTCCCAATCCTCTTTTTCTCAATAGATGCATACCACGAATTGCAGAAATAGAATTATACAAAAAAAATTATCTTTCCGCCCTTATCTATTTTAAAAAACTCATATCTATTGCTCAAAATAAAAAAGAGAAATTTATAGCACGAGAAGGCATTATGAGAACGTATTTTATGCTTGCAGAATATGACTCTACGCTTCTTTATGCAGGTGCTATCCTTGGGGATGATAAAATAACTATTAATGCTCATAATCAAGCCGTCTTATACAGAGGAAAGGTTTTTTTTGAAACCAAAAATTATCCCGCTGCTACCGATGAATTTATTAATCTTCTGAACGAAGCAAAAGATATATATGCAGCCGAAGCCCAGTACTATATTGCTCTCATCTTTTTCCATCAAAAAAAATACAAATCCTCTTTGGATATTCTTTTTGATTTCAAAAAAAACTTCTCTTATTATGAATATTGGTTAGGAAAATCCTTTCTTTTAATGGCTGATAACTACATAGAAATGCAGGAACTCTTTCAAGCAAAAGCAACTCTGCAATCTATTATAAAAAAATCTCCCCTCGAAGAAATAAAAAAACAAGCGATGGACAAAATGATTCTTATTGAAAGAAAAGAAACCGATACCATACTCCAAAAAGATACTGTCAATACCCATATAAAATAA
- a CDS encoding CTP synthase: MLLENTKSTKYIFITGGVTSSLGKGIIAASLAKLLQERGLSVTIQKFDPYINIDPGTLNPIEHGECFVTEDGAETDLDLGHYERFLNIYTSQANNITTGRIYYNVIQKERNGYYKGKTVQVVPHITDEIKEHFFKLGNQNKYDIIITEIGGTVGDIESLPFIEAVRQAKHELGGKNCVCIHLTLVPYLIATGELKTKPTQHSVKALLELGIQPDILVCRTEEHHLNEEIRKKIALFGNVPNDCVIEAINVETIYDVPLLMQREKLDKRVLEKLYIDTNTEIRMEAWESFVNTLKNYKCEIKIALIGKYVQLKDSYKSISESLIHGGVAHNCRVNIVWIHSEEIDTKNIHNQLQSCNGILVAPGFGERGWEGKLLAVQYAREHKIPFLGICLGFQSAVVEFARNILLLPDASSTEMNEDTKNPVINLMEEQKKVKQLGGTMRLGAYNCTIKRGTKTYHIYKNADIISERHRHRYEFNNAYSDMFEKAGFIITGKNEEMGLVEIMELQGHPWFIGCQFHPELKSTVLNPHPLFVDFVRACLEL; the protein is encoded by the coding sequence ATGCTATTAGAAAACACAAAGAGTACAAAGTATATTTTTATAACGGGAGGAGTCACCTCTTCCTTAGGAAAGGGAATTATAGCTGCATCTTTAGCAAAGCTATTACAAGAGAGGGGATTATCGGTGACTATTCAAAAGTTTGACCCTTATATCAATATAGATCCGGGAACTTTGAATCCTATAGAACATGGGGAATGCTTTGTGACAGAAGATGGAGCAGAAACAGACCTAGATTTGGGGCATTATGAGAGATTTCTCAATATTTATACCTCTCAAGCAAATAATATTACCACAGGGCGAATCTATTATAATGTGATTCAAAAAGAAAGAAATGGTTATTACAAAGGAAAGACCGTGCAGGTGGTTCCTCATATTACAGATGAGATAAAAGAGCATTTTTTTAAGCTGGGGAATCAGAATAAATACGATATTATTATCACAGAAATAGGCGGAACTGTTGGAGATATTGAGTCATTACCATTTATAGAGGCAGTTCGGCAGGCAAAGCACGAATTGGGAGGAAAAAATTGTGTTTGCATACATCTTACTCTTGTTCCTTATCTCATTGCAACAGGAGAATTAAAAACAAAACCTACTCAGCACTCTGTAAAAGCATTATTAGAGTTAGGGATACAGCCCGATATACTGGTTTGTAGGACAGAAGAACATCATTTGAACGAAGAGATAAGAAAAAAAATCGCCCTTTTTGGAAATGTTCCCAATGACTGTGTTATAGAAGCAATAAATGTAGAAACTATTTATGACGTGCCTCTTTTAATGCAAAGAGAAAAGTTAGACAAAAGAGTTTTAGAAAAACTTTATATAGATACAAATACAGAAATTCGTATGGAAGCATGGGAATCTTTTGTCAATACCCTTAAAAATTACAAGTGTGAAATAAAAATAGCCCTTATTGGAAAGTATGTCCAACTGAAAGATTCCTATAAGTCCATTTCAGAATCTTTGATACACGGAGGGGTTGCTCATAATTGTAGGGTCAATATTGTATGGATTCATTCTGAAGAGATAGATACAAAGAATATTCACAACCAGCTGCAATCTTGTAACGGAATCTTAGTAGCACCTGGCTTTGGAGAGAGGGGATGGGAAGGAAAACTATTAGCAGTGCAGTATGCTCGCGAACATAAAATTCCTTTTTTAGGAATATGTCTTGGTTTTCAAAGTGCTGTGGTGGAATTTGCGAGAAATATTTTGCTTTTACCCGATGCAAGCTCTACAGAAATGAACGAGGATACGAAAAATCCGGTTATAAATCTTATGGAAGAGCAAAAAAAAGTAAAGCAACTAGGTGGGACTATGCGTTTGGGAGCTTATAACTGTACTATAAAGAGGGGAACAAAAACATATCATATATATAAAAACGCAGATATTATTTCCGAAAGACATAGGCATCGTTATGAATTCAATAATGCGTATAGTGATATGTTTGAAAAAGCGGGATTTATAATAACAGGAAAAAATGAAGAGATGGGTTTAGTGGAAATAATGGAATTACAAGGTCATCCATGGTTTATTGGCTGTCAATTTCACCCCGAATTAAAAAGTACAGTACTCAATCCTCATCCACTTTTTGTAGATTTTGTGAGGGCTTGTCTTGAACTATGA
- a CDS encoding DUF1801 domain-containing protein produces MTTSIEQYMIDGCMRCKYGGTPQCKVNTWRAALEILRQTVLETGLTEEMKWGVPVYTKNNKNIVTINALKESANIGFFKGVLLADTYKILQQQGNVQSARIVRFTHIDEIIKIKDILREYILEAIRIEESGAKVELKKNPEPLPPELLEAFADDPAFEIAFYNLTLGRQRGYIIYFSQPKQPKTKIERIQKYKEQIFKGIGFHDNNYSR; encoded by the coding sequence ATGACTACAAGCATTGAACAATACATGATTGATGGCTGTATGCGATGCAAATACGGAGGAACACCACAATGCAAAGTGAATACTTGGCGTGCAGCATTAGAGATACTAAGACAAACTGTTTTAGAAACAGGATTGACAGAAGAAATGAAATGGGGAGTTCCCGTTTATACCAAAAACAATAAAAATATTGTCACTATAAATGCCCTTAAAGAATCTGCAAATATAGGTTTTTTCAAAGGGGTACTTTTAGCAGATACCTATAAAATACTTCAACAACAAGGTAATGTACAATCTGCGAGAATTGTGAGATTTACCCATATCGACGAGATAATCAAAATAAAAGATATTTTGAGAGAATATATATTGGAAGCAATCCGTATAGAAGAAAGTGGTGCCAAAGTGGAGTTAAAAAAAAATCCCGAACCTCTTCCACCCGAATTATTAGAAGCATTTGCAGATGACCCCGCATTTGAAATAGCATTTTATAATCTCACACTCGGAAGACAAAGGGGATACATCATCTATTTTTCACAACCGAAACAACCCAAAACCAAAATAGAACGGATTCAAAAATATAAAGAACAGATTTTCAAAGGAATAGGGTTTCATGACAACAATTATAGTCGTTAA